A window of Citrus sinensis cultivar Valencia sweet orange chromosome 7, DVS_A1.0, whole genome shotgun sequence contains these coding sequences:
- the LOC102610114 gene encoding uncharacterized protein LOC102610114, translating into MPADRHFMRLDILEIKSHIERKLGAAKSDKYFSLLTRYLSLKISKSEFDRLCIGTIGRENVRLHNRLLRSIIQNACLSKTPPPKEPKVDGFERGKVPNGYQRSCLQSLCKDIPQSSRKGMTPALRDCKLKDFPSPLGPRGKSHSIACQDSVPKIQEQLSTNELFSLGSRPPGSVEDGEEVDQAAGSPSIYSRSPVKAPLGIPINGKGTPKLLHKSSTDAYYTEICQNHGELPDAYSLRKRLEKKLEMEGLKVSVDCANLLNNGLDVFMKRLIKPCLELAGSRSGHKHSSFSASILDFQVATELNPQILGNDWPSQLEIFSCMHQKIYD; encoded by the coding sequence ATGCCGGCTGATCGGCATTTTATGCGATTGGACATTTTAGAGATAAAATCTCATATTGAGAGAAAGCTTGGCGCTGCTAAATCAGACAAGTATTTTAGTCTTCTCACAAGATATTTAAGTCTTAAAATTAGCAAATCTGAGTTTGATAGGCTTTGCATTGGCACGATAGGAAGAGAAAATGTGCGTCTTCATAATCGTCTCCTCAGATCAATTATACAAAATGCATGTCTTTCAAAAACTCCCCCACCAAAAGAGCCCAAAGTTGATGGCTTTGAACGCGGTAAAGTGCCCAATGGTTATCAAAGAAGTTGTCTTCAGTCGCTATGCAAAGATATTCCCCAATCCTCTCGAAAGGGGATGACACCAGCCCTTCGTGATTGCAAGTTGAAAGACTTTCCAAGCCCTCTTGGGCCACGTGGGAAGAGCCATAGTATTGCATGTCAAGATTCGGTGCCTAAAATTCAAGAACAGCTGAGTACTAATGAGTTGTTTTCTTTGGGTAGTAGACCTCCAGGCTCTGTAGAAGATGGAGAAGAGGTTGACCAGGCCGCTGGCAGTCCAAGCATTTATAGTAGGAGCCCCGTAAAAGCTCCTCTTGGCATCCCCATAAATGGTAAAGGGACACCAAAATTACTTCACAAATCTTCAACCGATGCTTATTACACTGAGATTTGTCAAAACCATGGTGAGCTACCTGATGCTTATTCCTTGAGGAAGAGGTTGGAGAAAAAGTTGGAGATGGAGGGATTAAAAGTTTCAGTGGATTGTGCCAATTTGCTAAACAATGGCCTTGATGTCTTTATGAAGAGATTAATAAAGCCCTGTTTGGAACTAGCTGGGTCAAGATCTGGACACAAACACAGTTCCTTTTCTGCATCCATTCTAGACTTTCAAGTTGCAACTGAGTTAAATCCCCAAATTCTTGGAAATGATTGGCCATCACAGCTTGAGATCTTCTCCTGCATGCATCAGAAGATATATGATTAG
- the LOC102610429 gene encoding peroxidase 51-like, producing the protein MGTGRFNFDLIIALSLFLSLCLFPHTILAQLKQDYYAKTCPNVEKIVRTQVEKKFRQTFVTVPATIRLFFHDCFVQGCDASVIIQSTGNNTAEKDHPDNLSLAGDGFDTVVKAKQAVEQFCKNTVSCADILALATRDVIALSGGPSYSVELGRLDGLSSTASSVSGKLPQPTFNLNQLNSLFGANGLDQTDMIALSAGHTVGFSHCSKFANRIYNFSPQNPVDPTLNKTYATELQQMCPKNVDPRIAINMDPNTPKTFDNMYFKNLQQGKGLFTSDQVLYTDGRSKPAVDRWASSPADFQTAFITAITKLGRVNVKTGSDGNIRRDCSAFN; encoded by the exons ATGGGCACTGGTCGATTCAATTTCGATCTTATAATCGCTCTGTCTCTTTTTCTAAGTTTGTGCCTGTTCCCCCACACAATATTGGCCCAACTCAAACAAGACTACTACGCCAAAACATGCCCAAACGTAGAAAAGATTGTCAGAACTCAAGTGGAAAAGAAATTTCGGCAAACTTTTGTCACTGTTCCTGCCACCATCCGTCTCTTCTTCCATGATTGCTTCGTCCAG GGTTGTGATGCTTCGGTTATAATCCAATCAACTGGAAACAACACAGCGGAGAAAGATCACCCTGATAACCTGTCCTTAGCTGGAGATGGATTCGACACCGTTGTCAAAGCCAAACAAGCAGTTGAACAGTTTTGCAAGAACACGGTCTCTTGTGCTGACATCCTCGCCTTGGCCACACGAGATGTCATTGCACTG tCAGGTGGACCTTCGTATTCCGTCGAGTTAGGAAGGCTCGATGGGCTTAGTTCGACGGCTTCAAGTGTAAGTGGGAAGCTGCCTCAGCCGACTTTCAATCTGAATCAGCTCAATTCACTGTTTGGTGCTAACGGCCTCGACCAAACTGACATGATTGCCCTCTCAG CGGGACACACCGTTGGATTCTCTCATTGTAGCAAGTTTGCAAATAGGATATACAATTTCAGCCCTCAGAACCCGGTGGACCCGACACTGAACAAGACATATGCGACCGAACTTCAACAAATGTGCCCCAAGAATGTGGACCCCAGGATCGCCATCAACATGGACCCCAACACACCCAAGACCTTTGATAATATGTACTTCAAGAATCTTCAACAAGGCAAGGGCCTCTTCACCTCCGACCAAGTCCTATATACCGACGGGAGGTCCAAGCCTGCTGTTGATAGATGGGCCTCTAGCCCAGCTGATTTTCAAACGGCCTTTATCACCGCCATTACAAAATTGGGCAGGGTCAACGTCAAGACCGGAAGCGATGGGAATATTCGCCGGGATTGTTCAGCCTTTAATTGA